A region of Pyxidicoccus parkwaysis DNA encodes the following proteins:
- a CDS encoding MTAP family purine nucleoside phosphorylase: MAVRVGIIGSHGLGQTLGVLGRGESHTLETPFGPHAGSIVTTELEGVSVVYVSRHGPGHLYNATRAPYRANLFALKMLGVTHVLATGTVSSLREHLQPLQLVLPDQVIDRTYRRPCTFYDDVAVHVELGHPFCSTLRQVLASAADPLGPTVHRDATYVCIEGPSLSTRAESLLYQSSGADVVGMTAMPEARLAREAELHYAMVALLADYDAWHTPPQDTAHEDRLMQASHHVQAATLSAAALIRRALPRIAEGRGNACRCDSALALAIATERTRIPDEVRTRLRPLLGRYLPPNVV, from the coding sequence ATGGCCGTCAGGGTGGGCATCATCGGGAGCCACGGTCTCGGTCAGACGCTCGGGGTCCTCGGTCGGGGAGAATCCCACACCCTGGAGACACCCTTCGGCCCCCACGCCGGCTCCATCGTCACCACGGAGCTGGAGGGCGTGTCCGTCGTCTACGTGTCCCGCCACGGCCCCGGCCACCTCTACAACGCCACCCGGGCTCCGTACCGCGCCAACCTCTTCGCCCTGAAGATGCTCGGCGTCACCCACGTGCTCGCCACCGGCACCGTCAGCAGCCTGCGCGAGCACCTCCAGCCGCTCCAACTCGTCCTGCCGGACCAGGTCATCGACCGCACCTACCGCCGGCCCTGCACCTTCTACGACGACGTCGCCGTCCACGTGGAGCTCGGCCATCCCTTCTGCTCCACGCTCCGGCAGGTGCTCGCCTCGGCCGCGGACCCGCTGGGCCCCACCGTCCACCGCGACGCCACCTATGTCTGCATCGAGGGCCCCTCGCTCAGCACGCGCGCGGAGAGCCTCCTGTACCAGTCCTCCGGCGCGGACGTGGTGGGCATGACGGCCATGCCCGAGGCCCGCCTCGCCCGCGAGGCCGAATTGCACTACGCCATGGTGGCCCTCCTCGCTGACTACGACGCGTGGCACACGCCGCCGCAGGACACGGCGCACGAGGACCGCCTCATGCAGGCCTCCCACCACGTGCAGGCGGCCACCCTCAGCGCCGCCGCGCTCATCCGCCGCGCGCTGCCTCGCATCGCGGAAGGGCGGGGCAACGCCTGCCGCTGTGACTCCGCGCTCGCGCTGGCCATCGCCACCGAGCGCACCCGCATCCCCGACGAGGTCCGCACCCGGCTTCGTCCGCTTCTGGGCAGATACCTCCCGCCGAACGTCGTCTGA
- a CDS encoding YihY/virulence factor BrkB family protein produces MRLPRLKYLTWREFARRFVKEFQEDTVTDIAAQLSYYLLFSLFPFLFFLFTLVAYMPFAPGAVDAMVDRIRPLVPGEALDLVTAHLQSLVNQPRPKLLTAGLVIALWTASRGVDALRKALNLAYDVPESRPIWKTQGLAMLVTLMGSLLVPLSFTLFLLGGRLGGWLANKLHIVNAFYVVWSWLRWPFTAALVMLGLALCYYLLPDVKQRFKYITPGSVFGTGIWLVSTWGFTQYVEHFGKYNVTYGSIGGVVVLLLWLYISGLIFIVGGEINAILEHASVEGKEKGARDFNQPAPLEPPIMTPGAAKSASSAHKSRLARFRWRRRVARGQSPEPTLPEMEGEPPSHLH; encoded by the coding sequence ATGCGACTGCCCAGGCTCAAGTACCTGACGTGGCGTGAGTTCGCCCGGCGCTTCGTGAAGGAGTTCCAGGAGGACACCGTCACGGACATCGCCGCGCAGCTGTCGTACTACCTGCTGTTCTCGCTGTTTCCGTTCCTGTTCTTCCTCTTCACGCTCGTCGCGTACATGCCCTTCGCGCCCGGCGCGGTGGACGCCATGGTGGACCGCATCCGTCCCCTCGTCCCCGGCGAGGCGCTGGACCTGGTGACGGCCCACCTGCAATCGCTGGTGAATCAGCCCCGGCCCAAGCTGCTGACGGCCGGTCTCGTCATCGCGTTGTGGACGGCGTCGCGCGGCGTGGATGCCCTGCGCAAGGCGCTCAACCTCGCCTACGACGTGCCGGAGTCACGCCCCATCTGGAAGACGCAGGGGCTGGCCATGCTGGTGACGCTGATGGGCTCGCTGCTCGTGCCCCTGTCCTTCACCCTGTTCCTGCTGGGCGGCCGGCTGGGCGGGTGGCTCGCGAACAAGCTCCACATCGTCAACGCGTTCTACGTCGTCTGGTCCTGGCTGCGCTGGCCCTTCACGGCGGCGCTCGTGATGCTGGGGCTCGCGCTCTGCTACTACCTGCTCCCCGACGTGAAGCAGCGGTTCAAGTACATCACCCCCGGCTCCGTGTTCGGCACGGGCATCTGGCTGGTGAGCACGTGGGGCTTCACGCAGTACGTGGAGCACTTCGGCAAGTACAACGTCACCTACGGCTCCATCGGTGGCGTGGTGGTGCTGCTCCTGTGGCTCTACATCTCCGGGCTCATCTTCATCGTCGGCGGCGAAATCAACGCCATCCTCGAGCACGCCTCCGTGGAGGGGAAGGAGAAGGGGGCGCGCGACTTCAACCAGCCCGCGCCGCTGGAGCCGCCCATCATGACGCCCGGGGCGGCGAAGAGCGCCAGCAGCGCCCACAAGTCGCGGCTGGCGCGCTTCCGGTGGAGGCGGCGCGTGGCCCGGGGCCAGTCCCCCGAGCCCACGCTGCCGGAGATGGAGGGCGAGCCCCCCTCCCACCTGCACTGA
- a CDS encoding M48 family metallopeptidase — protein sequence MQRILIAVLGLTLATGLSTGCAKQRISAEKAIAATLISDEQEAELGKQVKQELETKEKVKYVQDPSVVDYVKSISSPILRQATKDRPGVKWTVNVIDDPKTVNAFATPGGYLYVYTGLLLAADNEAELAGVMAHEAGHVVARHSARAMVSQMGLQTVTQAALGKNPSAVATIAAQLVGGGTMLAYGRSEETEADEYGARYSSGAGYDPRGLITFFEKLEKQQGSSPAFMKWLSTHPTNKDRISHLQKFIAQNNLRGSNNAPGGLPAIQQKLGKK from the coding sequence ATGCAGCGAATCCTCATAGCGGTACTGGGCCTCACCCTGGCGACGGGTCTCTCCACGGGCTGCGCCAAGCAGCGCATCTCCGCCGAGAAGGCCATCGCGGCCACCCTCATCTCCGACGAGCAGGAGGCGGAGCTGGGCAAGCAGGTGAAGCAGGAGCTGGAGACGAAGGAGAAGGTCAAGTACGTCCAGGACCCGAGCGTCGTCGACTATGTGAAGAGCATCTCCTCCCCCATCCTCCGGCAGGCCACCAAGGACCGGCCGGGCGTGAAGTGGACGGTCAACGTCATCGACGACCCGAAGACGGTGAACGCGTTCGCCACGCCGGGCGGCTACCTGTACGTCTACACGGGCCTGCTGCTGGCGGCGGACAACGAGGCGGAGCTGGCCGGCGTCATGGCGCACGAGGCGGGCCACGTGGTGGCCCGGCACTCCGCGCGCGCCATGGTGAGCCAGATGGGCCTGCAGACCGTCACCCAGGCGGCGCTCGGAAAGAATCCCAGCGCGGTGGCCACCATCGCCGCGCAGCTCGTGGGCGGCGGGACGATGCTCGCGTACGGCCGCAGCGAGGAGACCGAGGCGGACGAGTACGGCGCGCGCTATTCCTCCGGCGCCGGCTATGACCCGCGCGGCCTCATCACCTTCTTCGAGAAGCTGGAGAAGCAGCAGGGCAGCTCGCCGGCCTTCATGAAGTGGCTGAGCACGCACCCGACGAACAAGGACCGCATCTCCCACCTGCAGAAGTTCATCGCGCAGAACAACCTGCGCGGCAGCAACAACGCGCCGGGCGGGCTGCCGGCCATCCAGCAGAAGCTGGGCAAGAAGTAG
- the ku gene encoding non-homologous end joining protein Ku: MSRPVWVGSLSFGLVSVPVRLYSAVSPAQVQFHLLHDADGARIQNKRVCSADGAEVPYEHVVKGYELEDGRHVTVTRGELEAFDPDSSHVIELEEFVEAVEIDPVYYDTPYHLVPAEGAERAYSLLVATLQEAGRVGIGRFVLYQKGHLCAVRPHGRGLLLSTLHYAEEVISQDSLAELALAGERPQERELEAALHLVEARATHFEPHRYHDVHRERLLAFLERRAARTRPRGAERRPVVHAGATAEPPSRSDLLAALERSVAALKAGQPLPPETGSLRLRPQAMAREARERSGAGTSGSTAQKSQPMEDEGEKPSS; encoded by the coding sequence ATGTCACGTCCCGTTTGGGTGGGCTCGCTGAGCTTCGGCCTGGTGAGCGTGCCGGTGAGGCTCTACAGCGCCGTCAGCCCGGCGCAGGTGCAATTCCACCTGCTGCACGACGCGGACGGCGCCCGCATCCAGAACAAGCGGGTGTGCTCGGCGGACGGCGCGGAGGTGCCGTACGAGCACGTGGTGAAGGGCTACGAGCTCGAGGACGGCCGCCACGTGACGGTGACGCGCGGGGAATTGGAGGCCTTCGACCCGGACTCCAGCCACGTCATCGAGTTGGAGGAATTCGTGGAGGCGGTGGAGATAGACCCCGTCTACTACGACACGCCCTACCACCTGGTCCCCGCGGAAGGGGCCGAGCGCGCGTACTCGCTGCTGGTGGCCACGCTCCAGGAGGCGGGCCGCGTGGGCATCGGCCGCTTCGTCCTCTACCAGAAGGGGCACCTGTGCGCGGTGCGGCCCCATGGACGGGGGCTGCTGCTGTCCACGCTCCACTACGCGGAGGAGGTCATCTCGCAGGACAGCCTCGCGGAACTGGCGCTCGCGGGGGAGCGCCCCCAGGAGCGCGAGCTGGAGGCGGCGCTGCACCTCGTGGAGGCCCGCGCCACGCACTTCGAGCCGCACCGCTACCACGACGTCCACCGCGAGCGGCTGCTGGCCTTCCTGGAGCGCCGCGCCGCGCGCACGCGTCCCAGGGGCGCGGAGCGGCGGCCCGTGGTGCACGCGGGGGCCACGGCGGAGCCTCCCTCGCGGAGTGACTTGCTCGCGGCGCTGGAGCGGAGCGTGGCCGCGCTCAAGGCCGGGCAGCCGCTGCCACCCGAGACGGGCTCGCTGCGGCTGCGCCCGCAGGCCATGGCGCGCGAGGCCCGTGAGCGGAGCGGAGCAGGGACTTCCGGCTCCACCGCCCAAAAGTCCCAACCGATGGAGGACGAGGGCGAGAAGCCCTCATCCTGA
- a CDS encoding superoxide dismutase: MADVPQKKYAPMQFPQLKGLKGLSDAVLETHFKLYEGYVNRTNKLTESLSGLQLKGEAAGTNPAYAEMTRRLGFEYNGMVLHEYYFGNMKPGGSGATPPGKLKKAMEESFGSFENWFTDFKAVATMPGIGWAVTFQDPRTGWLSNHWITLHETNNIAGFKPIVIMDAWEHAFTPDYKANERGKYVDAYFSNLDYDACEGRLK; encoded by the coding sequence ATGGCGGATGTCCCACAGAAGAAGTACGCGCCGATGCAGTTCCCCCAACTCAAGGGCCTCAAGGGCCTGAGCGACGCGGTGCTCGAGACGCACTTCAAGCTGTACGAGGGCTACGTCAACCGCACCAACAAGCTGACCGAGTCGCTCTCGGGCCTCCAGCTCAAGGGTGAGGCCGCGGGCACCAACCCCGCGTATGCGGAAATGACCCGCCGGCTGGGCTTCGAGTACAACGGCATGGTCCTCCACGAGTACTACTTCGGCAACATGAAGCCGGGCGGCTCGGGCGCCACGCCTCCGGGGAAGCTGAAGAAGGCCATGGAGGAGAGCTTCGGCTCCTTCGAGAACTGGTTCACGGACTTCAAGGCCGTGGCCACCATGCCTGGCATCGGTTGGGCCGTCACGTTCCAGGACCCGCGCACCGGCTGGCTGTCCAACCACTGGATCACCCTGCACGAGACCAACAACATCGCCGGCTTCAAGCCCATCGTCATCATGGACGCGTGGGAGCACGCCTTCACCCCGGACTACAAGGCGAACGAGCGCGGCAAGTACGTGGACGCGTACTTCTCCAACCTCGACTACGACGCCTGCGAGGGCCGGCTGAAGTAG
- the mutM gene encoding bifunctional DNA-formamidopyrimidine glycosylase/DNA-(apurinic or apyrimidinic site) lyase: MPELPEVEIARRNLVRWFKGRRLVRAEADDTRIFRGAERRQFSELSGKLESLVRRGKYLLFTFEEGRGLLGHLGMTGKFVRRTEGQKEPYSRARFHLDDGRVIHFGDARMFGRLEPAPAADLRELDVVKALGRDPLADGLTAGQLEKAVAPSRQDLKVALMDQGRIAGLGNIHAAEALFRAGLHPSREPESLTPDDWKRLVAAIRATIDFGLKEQEGEEPVYLEEGRSENPFLVYGRAGGPCSKCGTPVESFTQGGRTTHFCPKCQPRSGVHASKPRAGKR, from the coding sequence ATGCCTGAGCTTCCGGAAGTAGAGATTGCCCGGCGCAACCTGGTGCGTTGGTTCAAGGGCCGGCGCCTCGTGCGGGCCGAGGCCGACGACACCCGCATCTTCCGTGGCGCCGAGCGCCGTCAATTCTCCGAGCTGTCCGGAAAGCTGGAGTCCCTCGTCCGCCGGGGCAAGTACCTCCTCTTCACCTTCGAGGAGGGACGGGGCCTGCTGGGCCACCTCGGCATGACGGGCAAGTTCGTCCGGCGCACGGAAGGGCAGAAGGAGCCCTACAGCCGCGCCCGCTTCCACCTCGACGACGGCCGCGTCATCCACTTCGGCGACGCGCGCATGTTCGGCCGGCTGGAGCCGGCCCCCGCCGCGGACCTGCGGGAACTGGACGTGGTGAAGGCGCTGGGGAGGGACCCGCTGGCGGACGGCCTCACCGCGGGCCAGCTCGAGAAGGCGGTGGCCCCGTCCCGGCAGGACCTGAAGGTGGCGCTGATGGACCAGGGCCGCATCGCCGGGCTGGGCAACATCCACGCCGCCGAGGCCCTCTTCCGCGCCGGCCTCCACCCCTCCCGGGAGCCCGAGTCCCTCACCCCCGACGACTGGAAGCGGCTGGTGGCCGCCATCCGGGCCACCATCGACTTCGGCCTCAAGGAGCAGGAGGGGGAGGAGCCGGTGTACCTGGAGGAGGGCCGCTCCGAGAACCCGTTCCTCGTCTACGGCCGTGCCGGCGGCCCATGCTCCAAGTGCGGAACCCCCGTCGAGTCCTTCACCCAGGGCGGTCGCACCACCCACTTCTGTCCGAAATGCCAGCCCCGCTCAGGCGTTCACGCGTCGAAGCCTCGGGCCGGTAAGCGTTGA
- a CDS encoding TIGR04551 family protein, translated as MSHALLAALLVASSTATAQTPVPDGGTPAPAPAATEAAPAAPAASSTAQAPAAAGATSGESVTHEDLDAAKQELREEIRAEAAKQSVTSTEWNEEFPEEKKKLEVFTLDGYFRVRPTLFYKFDLGKPVGRELFPRSPRSPSENTQSFATMRLRLEPVFNVSEQVSIKTEVLGLDNVVLGSQPDYLYPGDQRNLFGIFSESQDSAVDILKDSIKLRRAYGEVKTPVGILRFGRMGSQWGLGMLRNDGTCFDCDFGDTVDRIQFVTNPFEGWYVTPMLDFNAEGVVSNPGSGGEPVDLTQSDDSHGLVLAIARRDTDSVIRSKLENNQGVLQYGLHFTYRTQNWEYDANVPIGGTAGFIPRSAELYVPDLWLRYEERTWRLEFELAGQFGNIGNRATDVSGVNDPTQNQSLRIAQFGGVAQGEVKVANNKLSLGLEVGFASGDKAPGFGNYPARSGSGTNGATAPGDVEGPQYSCGSGGCSDNAIRNFRFNRDYRVDLILWRELIGGITDAFYVRPSAKYSITEGFDLYGRLIYSQSLYAESTPSFTSKALGVEANVGADYKTEDGFIAGVAYGILFPMSGLKTYGVSGENLETPQTIRGWLGISF; from the coding sequence ATGTCTCACGCCCTGCTGGCGGCGCTGCTCGTCGCTTCGTCCACGGCCACCGCGCAGACGCCGGTGCCCGACGGTGGCACGCCCGCGCCCGCGCCCGCCGCCACCGAGGCCGCGCCCGCCGCGCCCGCTGCTTCCTCCACTGCACAGGCCCCCGCCGCCGCTGGCGCCACCTCGGGTGAGTCCGTCACCCACGAGGACCTGGACGCCGCCAAGCAGGAGCTGCGCGAGGAGATCCGCGCCGAGGCCGCCAAGCAGTCCGTCACCTCCACGGAGTGGAACGAGGAGTTCCCCGAGGAGAAGAAGAAGCTCGAGGTCTTCACGCTCGACGGCTACTTCCGCGTGCGCCCCACGCTCTTCTACAAGTTCGACCTGGGCAAGCCCGTGGGCAGGGAGCTCTTCCCGCGCTCGCCGCGCAGCCCCTCGGAGAACACCCAGTCCTTCGCCACCATGCGCCTGCGCCTGGAGCCGGTGTTCAACGTCTCCGAGCAGGTGAGCATCAAGACGGAGGTGCTCGGCCTGGACAACGTCGTGCTGGGCTCGCAGCCGGACTACCTGTACCCGGGTGACCAGCGGAACCTCTTCGGCATCTTCTCGGAGAGCCAGGACTCCGCGGTGGACATCCTGAAGGACTCCATCAAGCTGCGCCGCGCCTACGGCGAGGTGAAGACGCCGGTGGGCATCCTGCGCTTCGGCCGCATGGGCAGCCAGTGGGGCCTGGGCATGCTGCGCAACGACGGCACCTGCTTCGACTGCGACTTCGGCGACACGGTGGACCGCATCCAGTTCGTCACCAACCCCTTCGAGGGTTGGTACGTGACGCCCATGCTCGACTTCAACGCCGAGGGCGTCGTCTCGAACCCCGGCTCTGGCGGCGAGCCGGTGGACCTCACGCAGTCCGACGACAGCCACGGCCTGGTGCTGGCCATCGCGCGCCGGGACACGGACTCGGTCATCCGCTCCAAGCTGGAGAACAACCAGGGCGTGCTCCAGTACGGCCTGCACTTCACCTACCGCACCCAGAACTGGGAGTACGACGCCAACGTCCCCATCGGCGGGACGGCCGGCTTCATTCCCCGCTCCGCGGAGCTGTACGTCCCGGACCTGTGGCTGCGCTACGAGGAGCGCACCTGGCGCCTGGAGTTCGAGCTCGCCGGCCAGTTCGGCAACATCGGCAACCGCGCCACGGACGTGAGCGGCGTCAACGACCCCACGCAGAACCAGAGCCTGCGCATCGCCCAGTTCGGCGGCGTGGCCCAGGGTGAGGTGAAGGTCGCCAACAACAAGCTGTCGCTCGGCCTGGAGGTGGGCTTCGCCTCCGGTGACAAGGCGCCCGGCTTCGGCAACTACCCGGCCCGCAGCGGCTCCGGCACCAACGGCGCCACCGCGCCCGGTGACGTCGAGGGTCCGCAGTACAGCTGCGGCTCCGGCGGCTGCTCCGACAACGCCATCCGCAACTTCCGGTTCAACCGCGACTACCGCGTGGACCTCATCCTCTGGCGCGAGCTCATCGGCGGCATCACCGACGCCTTCTACGTGCGCCCCTCGGCGAAGTACTCCATCACCGAGGGCTTCGACCTGTACGGCCGGCTCATCTACTCGCAGTCGCTCTACGCGGAGTCCACCCCGTCCTTCACGAGCAAGGCGCTGGGCGTGGAGGCCAACGTGGGCGCGGACTACAAGACGGAGGACGGCTTCATCGCGGGCGTGGCGTACGGCATCCTGTTCCCGATGAGCGGCCTGAAGACGTACGGCGTCTCGGGGGAGAACCTGGAGACGCCGCAGACCATCCGCGGCTGGCTGGGCATCAGCTTCTAG
- the lysA gene encoding diaminopimelate decarboxylase gives MNHFNWRKGVLHAEGVPLPAIAEAVGTPTYVYSAATLTRHFRVVSEAFGDTPHLICYSVKANSNLAILRLFAGLGGGFDIVSGGELARVKAAGGAAEKTVFAGVGKTQEEMEAALAAGILLFNVESAEELDALDAVGRRLGRRAPFALRVNPDVDARTHKYISTGLKTSKFGVPFEEAVALYARAKKLKGLRAAGLDCHIGSQLTQGSPMRAALTKVAGLYTELKAKGHPLEYLDVGGGLGITYTDETPPSPEEYARIVLEAAKGSGARLVLEPGRALVGNAGVLLTRVLYRKKTPAKHFVVVDAGMNDLIRPALYEAHHGLQPLVKRRGKAVEVDVVGPVCESTDVLARARPLVLPQAGELYAFMSAGAYGMSMASNYNSRPRPAEVMVDGEAWRVVRERERVEDLWRGERA, from the coding sequence GTGAACCACTTCAACTGGCGCAAGGGTGTGCTGCACGCCGAGGGCGTGCCGCTGCCAGCCATCGCCGAGGCGGTGGGCACGCCCACCTACGTGTACTCCGCGGCCACGCTCACCCGGCACTTCCGGGTGGTGTCGGAGGCCTTCGGCGACACGCCGCACCTCATCTGCTACTCGGTGAAGGCCAACTCCAACCTCGCCATCCTCCGGCTCTTCGCCGGGCTGGGCGGCGGGTTCGACATCGTCTCCGGCGGTGAGCTGGCCCGGGTGAAGGCGGCCGGCGGCGCGGCGGAGAAGACGGTGTTCGCCGGCGTGGGCAAGACGCAGGAGGAGATGGAGGCGGCGCTGGCCGCGGGCATCCTCCTCTTCAACGTGGAGAGCGCGGAGGAACTGGACGCGCTGGACGCGGTGGGCCGCCGCCTGGGCCGCCGCGCTCCCTTCGCGCTGCGCGTGAATCCGGACGTGGACGCGCGCACGCACAAGTACATCTCCACCGGCCTGAAGACGTCCAAGTTCGGCGTGCCCTTCGAGGAGGCGGTGGCTCTCTACGCGCGCGCGAAGAAGCTGAAGGGGCTGCGCGCGGCCGGGCTGGACTGCCACATCGGCTCGCAGCTCACGCAGGGCTCGCCCATGCGCGCCGCCCTCACCAAGGTGGCCGGCCTCTACACGGAGCTCAAGGCGAAGGGGCACCCGCTGGAGTACCTGGACGTGGGCGGCGGCCTGGGCATCACCTACACGGACGAGACGCCTCCTTCTCCCGAGGAGTATGCGCGCATCGTCCTGGAGGCGGCGAAGGGCTCCGGTGCCCGGCTCGTGCTGGAGCCGGGCCGCGCGCTGGTGGGCAACGCGGGCGTGCTGCTCACCCGCGTGCTGTACCGGAAGAAGACGCCGGCGAAGCACTTCGTCGTCGTGGACGCGGGGATGAACGACCTCATCCGCCCGGCCCTCTACGAGGCGCACCACGGCCTCCAGCCGCTGGTGAAGCGGCGCGGGAAGGCGGTGGAGGTGGATGTGGTGGGGCCGGTGTGTGAGTCCACCGACGTGCTGGCCCGCGCTCGGCCCCTGGTCCTCCCCCAGGCGGGCGAGCTGTATGCCTTCATGAGCGCCGGGGCTTACGGGATGAGCATGGCTTCCAACTACAACTCCCGTCCCCGGCCCGCGGAGGTCATGGTGGATGGGGAGGCGTGGAGGGTCGTCCGCGAACGGGAGCGCGTCGAGGATCTCTGGCGCGGCGAGCGGGCCTAG
- the dapA gene encoding 4-hydroxy-tetrahydrodipicolinate synthase, translated as MKTFEGSMTALATPFRDGAFDEQAFRALVRYQIEGGTSVLVPMGTTGESVTMTPDERARAVKVAVEESKGRAAVVGGAGSNSTAEAIEGVKRVRETGADGTLIVTPYYNKPTQAGLVEHFRAIARAHPGFPIVAYNVPGRTGVDMLPETVQRLCDIPEVVAIKEATGNMPRALDILEKCGERMTLLSGDDFTVLPFIACGGKGVISVSSNVAPRMMADLVASARAGNFAKARDIQVRMNNLHRLLFVESNPIPVKWALHLMGLFGPEVRLPLVQMTEPNAAKLRDELRTLGLLKA; from the coding sequence ATGAAGACCTTCGAAGGCTCCATGACGGCGCTGGCCACCCCGTTTCGCGACGGGGCGTTCGATGAACAGGCCTTCCGGGCGTTGGTGCGCTACCAGATTGAAGGTGGCACCAGCGTGCTCGTCCCCATGGGCACCACGGGCGAGTCGGTGACGATGACGCCCGACGAGCGCGCCCGCGCCGTCAAAGTCGCGGTGGAGGAGTCGAAGGGCCGCGCGGCGGTGGTGGGCGGCGCCGGCTCCAACAGCACCGCCGAGGCGATTGAGGGCGTGAAGCGCGTGCGCGAGACGGGCGCGGACGGCACGCTCATCGTCACGCCGTACTACAACAAGCCCACGCAGGCGGGCCTGGTGGAGCACTTCCGCGCGATTGCGCGCGCGCACCCGGGCTTCCCGATTGTCGCCTACAACGTGCCGGGCCGCACCGGCGTGGACATGCTGCCGGAGACGGTGCAGCGGCTGTGCGACATCCCCGAGGTGGTGGCCATCAAGGAGGCCACCGGCAACATGCCCCGCGCGCTCGACATCCTCGAGAAGTGCGGCGAGCGGATGACGCTGCTGTCCGGTGACGACTTCACGGTGCTGCCCTTCATTGCCTGCGGCGGCAAGGGCGTCATCTCCGTGTCCTCCAACGTGGCGCCGCGGATGATGGCGGACCTGGTGGCCAGCGCGCGCGCGGGGAATTTCGCCAAGGCTCGCGACATCCAGGTGCGGATGAACAACCTGCACCGGCTGCTCTTCGTGGAGTCCAACCCCATTCCGGTGAAGTGGGCGCTGCACCTCATGGGCCTCTTCGGGCCGGAAGTCCGCCTGCCGCTGGTGCAGATGACCGAGCCCAACGCGGCGAAGCTGCGCGACGAGTTGCGCACGCTGGGGCTGCTCAAGGCCTGA